In one window of Desulforhabdus amnigena DNA:
- the rpsA gene encoding 30S ribosomal protein S1, protein MQEEYQESFEENEEKSFAELLEESFIKPERLEPGQKVKAVIVKITPETVFIDLGGKSEGYIDSKEFLDAEGRLTVKEGDTIQAYFLSKGQNEKLFTTKIGAGDSARRFLEEAWQNGIPVEGLVEREIKGGFEVKIAGNVRSFCPFSQMGLHRVNDPGQFIGQRLHFKITEYAEKGRNVIVSNRAVLEEERQTQKELLKKSLQEGMTVKGVITSIRDFGAFVNIGAIEGLLPVSEISWGRVEDIRNVLNVGQEVEVVIVKLDWENDRFSFSLKEALPDPWDTAEAKYPVGSYQRGTVVRLTNFGAFVSLGEGVDGLLHISKLGAGKRINHPREVLAVGQTVEVKIESLDKDNKRISLSMVLDNRRDEEEDATGDYESYLEEKPKSMGTLGDMLKAKLSKKNKK, encoded by the coding sequence ATGCAAGAAGAATATCAGGAGAGTTTTGAGGAAAACGAAGAAAAGAGCTTTGCCGAACTTCTGGAAGAGAGTTTTATAAAACCCGAAAGATTGGAGCCGGGCCAGAAGGTGAAGGCGGTGATTGTCAAGATCACCCCTGAGACCGTTTTTATCGATCTCGGAGGTAAAAGCGAAGGATATATCGACAGCAAGGAATTCCTGGATGCCGAAGGCCGCCTCACAGTGAAAGAAGGCGATACCATCCAGGCGTATTTCCTTTCGAAAGGTCAAAACGAAAAACTTTTCACTACCAAGATCGGTGCAGGGGACAGTGCGCGCCGGTTTCTGGAAGAAGCATGGCAAAACGGCATTCCTGTGGAAGGCTTGGTGGAAAGAGAGATCAAGGGCGGTTTTGAAGTCAAAATTGCCGGAAACGTGCGCAGCTTTTGTCCTTTTTCGCAGATGGGTTTGCACAGGGTCAATGATCCTGGTCAATTTATTGGACAGCGGCTTCATTTTAAGATCACGGAATATGCTGAAAAGGGACGCAATGTGATCGTCTCCAACAGGGCCGTTCTGGAAGAAGAACGCCAGACCCAGAAGGAGCTTTTGAAGAAATCCCTACAGGAGGGAATGACCGTCAAGGGTGTCATCACTTCCATTCGGGATTTCGGCGCTTTCGTCAATATTGGAGCCATCGAGGGATTGCTTCCCGTTTCTGAGATCAGTTGGGGGAGAGTGGAAGATATCCGCAATGTTCTGAATGTCGGGCAGGAAGTGGAGGTGGTGATTGTCAAGCTGGACTGGGAGAATGACCGTTTTTCGTTCAGTCTGAAAGAAGCATTGCCCGATCCCTGGGACACGGCGGAAGCGAAGTATCCCGTGGGATCTTACCAGAGGGGCACTGTGGTGCGTCTCACCAATTTCGGAGCTTTTGTTTCCCTTGGCGAAGGGGTGGACGGACTGCTGCATATTTCCAAATTGGGTGCGGGCAAACGCATCAATCATCCCCGTGAGGTGCTCGCGGTCGGCCAAACCGTGGAGGTCAAAATTGAATCTCTGGATAAAGATAACAAGCGGATTTCCCTTTCAATGGTTCTCGACAATCGCAGAGACGAAGAAGAGGATGCAACCGGGGATTATGAAAGCTATCTGGAAGAAAAACCAAAATCCATGGGGACGCTGGGAGACATGCTGAAGGCCAAGCTCTCGAAAAAAAATAAAAAATAG
- a CDS encoding ExeA family protein — translation MYLEFYGLKKEPFHITPDPEFLYLSQSHKEALAAMIYGVQQRKGFIAVTGEVGLGKTTILHSFLEQINHDHIRTVFVFNANVSYGDLLKFIGRELGVEFSSDQTFEMVHSLHMALIEEYKQGNNVVLLIDEAQNMPVETLENLRMLSNLETSKDKLLQIVLVGQPELESILNLNELRQLRQRIAVHAILAPLSQKESYDYIEHRLLTSGGRSAGIFDRGALRRIVRHSAGIPRKINILCDNALINGYGYMKKPVSDKIIKEMIADLEGKQVGRQWKWVFISITVLVFIAGLLLLSPYGKWILSNVAGLGMLKTRMSASQQSQGTLLQKKAAAPMPSQFDSGIQNTLKIRKKVPETVDREEKSKTSESPGVE, via the coding sequence ATGTATTTAGAGTTTTACGGACTCAAGAAAGAGCCTTTTCATATCACTCCGGACCCGGAATTCCTTTATCTCAGCCAGAGTCACAAAGAAGCCCTGGCTGCGATGATCTATGGGGTTCAACAAAGGAAGGGATTCATCGCCGTTACGGGGGAGGTCGGTCTCGGAAAGACGACGATCCTTCATTCCTTCCTGGAACAAATCAACCACGACCACATCAGAACCGTCTTTGTTTTCAATGCCAATGTTTCTTACGGAGACCTCTTGAAATTCATTGGAAGGGAACTGGGTGTGGAGTTTTCGTCGGACCAGACTTTTGAGATGGTTCACAGCCTGCACATGGCTCTGATCGAGGAGTACAAACAGGGAAATAATGTGGTGCTTCTTATCGATGAAGCCCAGAACATGCCGGTGGAGACTCTCGAAAATCTGAGGATGCTTTCCAATCTGGAGACATCCAAGGACAAACTTCTGCAGATCGTATTGGTCGGTCAGCCTGAACTCGAGAGTATTTTGAACCTGAACGAGTTGAGGCAGCTTCGTCAGCGCATTGCAGTGCATGCGATACTCGCTCCCCTTTCCCAAAAGGAGAGCTACGACTACATCGAGCACCGTTTATTGACATCGGGAGGCAGGAGTGCCGGCATCTTCGATCGGGGGGCCTTGAGACGTATCGTGCGACATTCGGCTGGCATACCGAGAAAGATCAACATCCTCTGTGACAATGCCCTGATCAATGGCTACGGCTATATGAAAAAGCCCGTTTCCGACAAAATCATCAAAGAAATGATCGCCGATCTGGAGGGAAAGCAGGTTGGACGGCAATGGAAATGGGTTTTCATTTCCATTACCGTCCTGGTTTTTATTGCCGGGCTGCTTTTGCTTTCTCCCTATGGCAAATGGATTCTATCGAATGTTGCGGGATTGGGGATGCTCAAGACGCGCATGAGTGCGTCTCAGCAGAGTCAAGGCACGCTTTTGCAAAAGAAGGCTGCCGCTCCTATGCCTTCCCAGTTCGATTCCGGCATCCAGAATACTTTGAAGATTCGTAAGAAGGTGCCTGAAACTGTGGACCGGGAAGAAAAATCCAAGACCTCCGAGTCTCCAGGTGTGGAATAA